One window of the Acinonyx jubatus isolate Ajub_Pintada_27869175 chromosome A2, VMU_Ajub_asm_v1.0, whole genome shotgun sequence genome contains the following:
- the LOC106981536 gene encoding 60S ribosomal protein L17-like, with protein sequence MISEMVHYSLDPENLTKACKSRGSNLRVHFKNTRETAQAIKGMHIRKATKHVKHVTLQKQCVPFPHYNGGVGRCAQAKQWGWTQGRWPKKSVEFLLHMLKKAETNAELKGLDVDCLVIEHIQVNRAPKMWQRTYRAHGQTDPYLSSPCHTEMSPTEKEQTAPTPGEEVAQKKKISQKKQKKQKLMARE encoded by the coding sequence ATGATCTCTGAAATGGTTCACTACTCACTTGACCCAGAAAACCTGACAAAGGCATGCAAATCAAGAGGTTCAAATCTTCGTGTTCACTTTAAGAATACACGGGAAACTGCCCAGGCCATCAAGGGCATGCATATCCGAAAAGCCACCAAGCATGTGAAACATGTCACTTTGCAGAAGCAATGTGTGCCATTCCCACACTACAATGGTGGGGTTGGTAGGTGTGCCCAGGCCAAACAGTGGGGCTGGACACAGGGTCGGTGGCCCAAGAAGAGTGTTGAATTTCTACTGCACATGCTTAAAAAGGCAGAGACTAATGCTGAACTTAAGGGTTTAGATGTAGATTGTCTGGTCATTGAGCACATCCAGGTGAACAGAGCCCCCAAGATGTGGCAAAGAACTTACAGGGCTCATGGTCAGACTGACCCATACCTGAGCTCTCCCTGCCACACTGAGATGAGCCCCACGGAAAAAGAGCAGACTGCTCCTACACCAGGAGAGGAAgttgcacagaagaaaaagatatcccagaagaaacagaagaaacaaaaacttatggCCCGGGAGTAA